From Argopecten irradians isolate NY chromosome 12, Ai_NY, whole genome shotgun sequence, one genomic window encodes:
- the LOC138304666 gene encoding fibrinogen-like protein 1 produces MEDKDCFHQIMSKSYFINSITMTSIVTMTILLVCLPHCDGQVHLYQELDSHETRLTAMEQTVMNLTKCCATAQENYQEVKHENDLLKEVVVNLTARLEALEQTATVAAGQQTIGGQTQMTATTSTIPYTSNTPVSSSSSSMVTKITATTTPKVTPKDCADAQRMGSTHSGLYTIHPEGGVRTYEVYCDLEQDGGGWTTIQRRVDGTENFERNWNDYKSGFGNITRNFWIGNDLLYTLTSRGPSVLHITIGDWQGVHKWAEYQNFYISSESSWYQLSVGKYTGTAGDSFHYPDSYMLSHSGLKFSTPDRDNDRNFQHCARLLKSGWWFNSCYSSNLNGPYLSQPSGNHIYGESWGQPSLEGTGIEWYPWRKHQYSFKYAEMKIRPQNFI; encoded by the exons ATGGAAGACAAGGATTGTTTTCACCAGATCATGTCAAAATCTTACTTCATAAATAGTATAACAATGACCAGTATTGTCACGATGACCATTCTACTGGTGTGTCTACCCCATTGTGATGGTCAAGTACATTTATACCAGGAACTGGACAGCCATGAAACCAGGCTTACTGCAATGGAACAAACAGTGATGAATTTGACAAAGTGTTGTGCCACTGCACAAGAAAACTACCAAGAAGTGAAACACGAAAACGACTTACTGAAGGAGGTGGTGGTGAATCTAACGGCTCGGCTGGAAGCTTTGGAACAGACAGCTACTGTAGCTGCTGGTCAACAGACCATTGGCGGACAGACTCAAATGACCGCTACAACATCGACAATACCGTATACCTCCAATACACCAGTGTCATCATCAAGCAGCAGTATGGTGACCAAAATAACTGCAACCACAACTCCGAAAG tgaCACCTAAGGACTGTGCCGATGCACAGAGGATGGGATCAACACACAGTGGACTTTACACGATACATCCTGAAGGTGGAG TGAGAACGTACGAAGTGTACTGTGACCTAGAACAAGATGGCGGTGGTTGGACAACAATACAAAGACGCGTTGACGGGACAGAGAACTTCGAAAGAAACTGGAACGACTATAAAAGTGGATTTGGAAATATAACAAGGAATTTCTGGATAGGAAATGACCTTTTATATACCTTAACCAGCCGTGGTCCTTCAGTTCTTCATATTACCATAGGAGATTGGCAAGGCGTACATAAATGGGCTGAGTATCAGAACTTCTACATCAGCAGTGAATCAAGCTGGTACCAGCTGAGTGTTGGGAAATACACCGGAACTGCTG GAGATTCTTTCCACTACCCTGACTCCTACATGCTTAGCCATAGTGGGTTGAAGTTCAGTACTCCGGATCGTGACAATGACCGTAATTTCCAGCACTGTGCCCGCCTGCTTAAATCCGGCTGGTGGTTCAATAGCTGTTATAG CTCTAACTTAAATGGACCCTACTTGTCCCAGCCGAGCGGGAACCATATATATGGCGAATCTTGGGGGCAACCATCATTAGAAGGGACTGGTATTGAATGGTACCCATGGAGAAAGCACCAGTATTCATTTAAATACGCCGAAATGAAAATTAGACCACAAAATTTTATCTAA